In the genome of Gammaproteobacteria bacterium, the window GCCCAGCACAACATCATTCGTCATCCGGACATGCCGCGCGGCGTGTTCAAGTTGCTGTGGGATACGCTGGCGCAGGAAAAAGAAATTTGTGCTTTTGTAAAGAATATGGCGGCTGATGGTTCGTTTTATTGGGTGTTTGCCAATGTCACGCCTTCTTATGATCATCACGGCAAGGTGATCGGTTATTTTTCCGTGCGCCGCAAACCCAATCCCGAAGCGGTCAAGACCATCAGCGGGATTTACACACTGATGCTGGACGCGGAAAAGAAGGCGGGGCCGAAACAGGCGATGGATGCCTCGCTCAAGCTGGTGACCGATTTTCTCAACGAGAAGAAGACGACTTATGAAGAACTTGTGTTCGCTCTCCAGGGTTAATGCGATACTCGCTGTTGGTGGCCTGGGGCTCCTGGCCATCATTTATGGCAGCATCCGGCATGGAATCGATTGGGGATTGATTGGATTCGGAATGGTGCTGCTAGGCGTTATCACTTGTTTGCTGCTGAATGCTCAGGAGAAAAAGACCGATGACCTGAGGGCTAAGCTTGATGCGGCGAGCAAAGCCATTTCCAAAGGCGAGTTCGATCAGCGTATTGTCGGTATCGATACGGATCATGAGCTGGCGGAGCTGGCGTGGAACATCAACGACATGCTCGACCAGATCGAGACCTTCTTTCGCGAGGTGAATACCTCGTTCAATTATGTCAGCCAGAATAAATATTTCCGCAAACCGTTGTCGAGCGGGTTGCATGGTACGTTTGTCACCACGATACGCAAATTAACGGCTTCCCTGGATTTGATTATCGCTGAACACCGCATGAGTGGACGCAATTCGATCATGGGTAGTCTGGTGCAGGTGAATACAACAAACCTGCTGAATAATCTGCGGAAAAATCAGGCCAGCCTGTCGTCCGTCAATGAACAAATGGCAGAAGTGCAAGCCATGGTCATGGATACGGCAGAGCGTGCCAATTTGTCGAATCAGGAAATCGCAGTATTGATCGCCAAGCTGAAAAACATGGTGGAGATGATCAATGGTGCGGATGATTCGATCAAGAGTTTGACGGGGCGTTCGGCCGAGATCTCCAATGTCATCAAGGTGATTACCACGATTGCAGAACAAACCAATCTTCTGGCATTGAATGCCGCGATTGAGGCAGCGCGCGCCGGGGAGCAGGGGCGTGGTTTTGCAGTGGTTGCCGATGAAGTAAGAACACTGGCGGAAAACACCAAAAAGGCGACACGCGAGATTGCGCCGGTAATCGAGGCGTTTACCCAGGAATCGGAAGTAATGCTGAAGAATACTGCTGCCATGAAGGCAATTGCCGATGAATCCTCGGCGACAATCACCAATTTCGGTGGTCACATGGCGCAATTTGCGACTTCAGCACAAGAGTCGGCTGCCAAGTTGACGCAGGCGCGTGATCGGGTGTTTACCAATCTGATCAAACTGGACCACGTGATTTTCAAACAAAACACCTATCGCTCGCTGGATGCGGGTGTGGATTCGCCGGAAGGGCAGGCGGTGGCTGTGAATCATCATAATTGCCGCCTAGGTAAATGGTATGACGAAGGCGAGGGTCGCGAGCTGTTTGGCAGCACACCGTCATTCCCCAAGATCATCGATCCGCACTCGGAAGTACATGGCAATGCGCATCGGGTGTTGGACGCGATTAAGGATAAGAGTTGGGCGGATGATGAGGATGTTCGTTCCGGGATTCTGCGCCACATTAACGCCATGGAGCAGGCCAGTAGCAAGTTGATGGATCTGTTGGATAATCTGGTGGTTGAAAAGGCGCAGCGCAAGGCCAGGGCCTAAGCGCCGTTCTCATCCTGGAAGCGGTGTTGAATCTCCAGCACCTTATCTAGATTTTTCACTAAGGCGTCCACGCAATCGCGGTCGAGTTTATTGCCCGCCAGTCGTTGCAATATGGCGATTGATTCTGCATTGCCCCATGCAGTTTTGTAAGGACGTTTGCTGGTCAACGCGTCGAAGACATCGGCCACTGAACTGATCCGTGCCTCGATCGGTATCCCATCGCCGTGCAATCCGCTCGGATAACCTGAGCCGTCGACGGCCTCATGATGATATTCGGCGATATTGCCGAGTATTTTTACGTGTTGGATGTTGTCGAGGCCAAAATCTTTCACCAGTTCATTGATGATTTCACGACCTTTGACCGTGTGAGTCTTCATCACCTCATATTCTTCATCGTTGAGCTTTCCGGGCTTGTGAAGAATTTTATCCGGCACGCCAATTTTGCCGATATCGTGCAGCGGCGAGAACATGAAGATGTGTTCAATAAACTCATCGCTGAAGCCGTATTGCGGCGCAAGCGCCTTAGCGATCAGGCGCGCGTAGTGCGCTGTGCGGTCAACGTGGGCGCCAGTTTCAACATCACGATGATGGGTGATGCCGCGTGCTGCCTGCACAGTTGCCAGCAGGGTGCGTATGGCGGTGAGTTCATTGGTGATTACAGAAGTTATCAAATGGCCAAAGATATCGAGTCCCGCCAGCGTTTCAGTATCAAAAGGAGTGGGTTGAAATGAGTTGAAAAAGAGAAAGCCCAGCAAATTGCCGTTATGAAAGAATGGCATGGTGTAGCTGGAGCGATAGCCCTTGGCGGCTATGCGGCGTGCGTGTTCGTGAGGGCTATCCGCGAAAATCGCCAAATCTTGTACGACGCGCGATTTTCCTTGGTCGATGATCTGCCGGAGTGAAGGGGCATCGCTAAGTTTCGCCTCATACATCGGTAGTGGATTATCGCCATCGCTACTGTGTGTGTAGGTCTTGAGGGTCTCAGTTTTGGCGTCGTAGAGTGCGATGGAGATGCGGTCAATAAACTCATAACTGCCGCGTAGTATTTCGTGCAAAAATTCCAGCTTCTCTGCCAGAGGCAAATTTTGGTTCAATTTCCCCAGCGTGTCGACGTGCTCGAATAACTGCTTACCTGACACTGTGCCTCCCGCAGCTTAGGCCAGAATCGCGGCAACGATCCCGGTAATAAAAACGCCATCGAAGGTGCCGGCGCCGCCGATGGATGCGACTGGCGCCCCCATACGGCGTATATCTTTCAATTTAAGTATATCGGCACCAATCAACACTCCAATAGTACCGCAAATGTAGGCTAAAGGTGCGCTGTGCGCCGGATTGATCAATAAAGCAATGACCGCTGCGCTTAGCGGTGCAATCAGGATTGGCATACCAATACCAATGCCCGGCAGGGGACGGCTGATAATGTTGCAGGCAATGGCAACGAGCATTGTGGCAACAACGACATCAAATGCCGGTAAGGCATGTTCAGACAAAAGATAGATACTGAAACAAATCGGGATCAGGCCGCCGCCGACGTTGATGGCAACCAAGGTCGTTCTGGTAAAAGTAGGGAGTGGCCGACCAAAGAGATCGCGTAAGACGGGTGGTGCCAATGCTGATGGTGGCATTTCAGCCTTGATCTTGAATAACGGCAGATTGATGGCGCTGCCGATGAGTGATGTAAATAACAGCAGGAGTGCTGAGCCCGGGGATAGCCCTAATTTGTCAAAGGCGATAGTCAGGATGCCGATTTGAATAAATGTCACTAGCAGCCCCACTAACAGGATGAGGGCTAATAACATCAGAGGTGAAACCGGCATGGGTTAGCCTTTAAGTGCTCCGGCCAGTAATTCAGTCAAGTTCAAAGTATTGGAGCTATGACTAATGCTATCCGAACTCCAGATATGAGTAATACCGGCATTGGCGATCATTTTTTCGGCATCCGGTGACAGCAACGCATGGGTGATCATGCAATTGATTGAGCTGACACCTTCTTGCTTGAGTTGCTGGGCCGCAGTACTCAAGGTACGGCCGGTGCTGATCATGTCATCAACGATGACGACATGGCGATTGCGCCATTCACGTACGGGCAAGGCAACATGTACTTGCCAGTCGCTGTGGCGGATTTTATTGGCTACGGCCCATTCCAGCTCGGACATTTCAGCAATATTTTTCACCCATTGCTCGGATTCGGCATCGGGGCCCAGCAAAAGCGGTGGAACGGGGCGTTTTTTCAGAAATTCAGCCATCAAGGGCATCGCAGATAAGGTGGTGGTTTCGATGCCAGGAAACACTTCGTTCAGATTGCGGGTTCGGTGTAGATGGGGGTCTACCGTAACAATACGATTGACGAGCCCGCTCAGCCACTCGCCAAATATTTTTTGGCTAATAACCTCGCCCGGATTGAATTCGGCATCCTGGCGCATGTAACACAGATAAGGCGCAACCAGCGTGATCTTCTTGACACCGTGTTGGCGCGCCGCCTGGCAGATAAATAACAACTCAATTAGCTTGTCGTTGGGGCGATCCAGGCTGCGGTAGAGAATGATTTCTGCAGGTAGATTTTGGGGAAGGGTGATGCGGCTCTCGCCATCCGGGAAGTGATGCACGCCAATTTCTTCATAGCCTATGCCCAGCGCCGTGGCGAGACGCTTGGCTTGGTGGCGGTAGCCATTAAATCCAAGTACGACCATAAACGACCCTAGGGGACCTCCGACTAATTCACTGAAGCAGC includes:
- a CDS encoding DUF1614 domain-containing protein, which encodes MPVSPLMLLALILLVGLLVTFIQIGILTIAFDKLGLSPGSALLLLFTSLIGSAINLPLFKIKAEMPPSALAPPVLRDLFGRPLPTFTRTTLVAINVGGGLIPICFSIYLLSEHALPAFDVVVATMLVAIACNIISRPLPGIGIGMPILIAPLSAAVIALLINPAHSAPLAYICGTIGVLIGADILKLKDIRRMGAPVASIGGAGTFDGVFITGIVAAILA
- a CDS encoding PAS domain S-box protein codes for the protein MKDKSIVPNSREKVMRENDFIVSKTDLTGRITYGNRIFIEFSGYTEQQLIGAQHNIIRHPDMPRGVFKLLWDTLAQEKEICAFVKNMAADGSFYWVFANVTPSYDHHGKVIGYFSVRRKPNPEAVKTISGIYTLMLDAEKKAGPKQAMDASLKLVTDFLNEKKTTYEELVFALQG
- a CDS encoding CZB domain-containing protein — its product is MKNLCSLSRVNAILAVGGLGLLAIIYGSIRHGIDWGLIGFGMVLLGVITCLLLNAQEKKTDDLRAKLDAASKAISKGEFDQRIVGIDTDHELAELAWNINDMLDQIETFFREVNTSFNYVSQNKYFRKPLSSGLHGTFVTTIRKLTASLDLIIAEHRMSGRNSIMGSLVQVNTTNLLNNLRKNQASLSSVNEQMAEVQAMVMDTAERANLSNQEIAVLIAKLKNMVEMINGADDSIKSLTGRSAEISNVIKVITTIAEQTNLLALNAAIEAARAGEQGRGFAVVADEVRTLAENTKKATREIAPVIEAFTQESEVMLKNTAAMKAIADESSATITNFGGHMAQFATSAQESAAKLTQARDRVFTNLIKLDHVIFKQNTYRSLDAGVDSPEGQAVAVNHHNCRLGKWYDEGEGRELFGSTPSFPKIIDPHSEVHGNAHRVLDAIKDKSWADDEDVRSGILRHINAMEQASSKLMDLLDNLVVEKAQRKARA
- a CDS encoding ribose-phosphate diphosphokinase is translated as MVVLGFNGYRHQAKRLATALGIGYEEIGVHHFPDGESRITLPQNLPAEIILYRSLDRPNDKLIELLFICQAARQHGVKKITLVAPYLCYMRQDAEFNPGEVISQKIFGEWLSGLVNRIVTVDPHLHRTRNLNEVFPGIETTTLSAMPLMAEFLKKRPVPPLLLGPDAESEQWVKNIAEMSELEWAVANKIRHSDWQVHVALPVREWRNRHVVIVDDMISTGRTLSTAAQQLKQEGVSSINCMITHALLSPDAEKMIANAGITHIWSSDSISHSSNTLNLTELLAGALKG
- a CDS encoding HD domain-containing protein, whose protein sequence is MSGKQLFEHVDTLGKLNQNLPLAEKLEFLHEILRGSYEFIDRISIALYDAKTETLKTYTHSSDGDNPLPMYEAKLSDAPSLRQIIDQGKSRVVQDLAIFADSPHEHARRIAAKGYRSSYTMPFFHNGNLLGFLFFNSFQPTPFDTETLAGLDIFGHLITSVITNELTAIRTLLATVQAARGITHHRDVETGAHVDRTAHYARLIAKALAPQYGFSDEFIEHIFMFSPLHDIGKIGVPDKILHKPGKLNDEEYEVMKTHTVKGREIINELVKDFGLDNIQHVKILGNIAEYHHEAVDGSGYPSGLHGDGIPIEARISSVADVFDALTSKRPYKTAWGNAESIAILQRLAGNKLDRDCVDALVKNLDKVLEIQHRFQDENGA